Proteins from one Bombyx mori chromosome 1, ASM3026992v2 genomic window:
- the LOC101746998 gene encoding fibrinogen C domain-containing protein 1, translating into MNRSLILLYIVLLTLTCAHLEVNRDKRGRRKNNHEDKTLWKEEYEKELTDAMLSSRRRDNVTRVPQSPGIGDNEAVIEKLMETITSSEKYFKKVESIDFRLNRLDIEIHEKTNSIAKQLGEIMKAVNSDAYGDKFETILETIKSDVSQIKYSLQMTPRSNNAVSGTEYQTDPSLDTKLSVLESNTKSILSGVESILTVISEVKNRQYTKPLARSDMVHPSSREAISIISEFRKSLREHKTRKCDCRSERVDRSERYPTDCFEIQMQGFNVSGIYKIKPDDMDSFYVLCDLSTAGGGWTVFQNRFDGSQDFYKGWSDYVNGFGNLAGEFWLGLEKVSFLTNQKLYELRIELEAQNGPEVFASYSVFTVGPEEEGYRISTLGTYYGTAGDSLSYHAGQKFSTFDVDNDEWKDGSCAQEHGGAWWYKECDKSNLNGKYSTTTEENKGQSIYWISFKVPNYPLSKTKMMIRPLPAKRPTDFIDNSRKISDGSKKKPLPEKQSRVKDMKTKYDVKHNHPMYRYDEHTHSDAFFPNYA; encoded by the exons ATGAACCGTTCTCTTATACTGCTTTATATTGTTCTTTTAACTCTAACCTGTGCTCATCTGGAGGTGAACAGAGATAAGAGAGGAAGACGAAAAAACAATCACGAGGATAAAACATTGTGGAAAGAAGAATACGAAAAAGAATTAACAGACGCCATGCTCTCGTCACGTAGACGTGATAATGTGACGCGAGTTCCACAATCTCCAGGAATAGGTGATAACGAAGCCGTCATTGAGAAGCTTATGGAAACGATCACATCGAGcgaaaagtattttaaaaaagttGAAAGCATAGATTTTAGACTTAATAGACTTGATATAGAAATTCACGAAAAAACGAACAGTATCGCTAAACAGTTGGGCGAAATTATGAAAGCCGTCAACTCCGACGCCTACGGGGATAAGTTTGAAACTATTTTGGAAACGATAAAATCGGACGTGAGTCAAATAAAATACAGTCTTCAGATGACTCCGCGGTCGAACAACGCTG TTTCAGGTACTGAGTACCAAACAGATCCGTCCTTAGATACAAAATTATCCGTTTTGGAAAGTAACACGAAAAGCATATTGTCTGGCGTTGAATCAATATTGACGGTAATTTCGGAGGTGAAGAATCGTCAGTATACTAAGCCATTGGCCAG ATCTGATATGGTACATCCTAGTTCACGAGAGGCAATATCAATTATAAGCGAATTCAGGAAAAGTCTGCGTGAACATAAAACAAGGAAGTGTGATTGTAG GTCTGAACGAGTGGATCGATCAGAAAGGTATCCAACAGATTGCTTCGAGATACAAATGCAAGGATTTAATGTTTccggaatttataaaataaaaccggATGATATGGACTCATTTTATGTACTTTGTGACCTTTCGACTGCTGGCGGAGGTTGGACA GTGTTCCAAAATCGTTTCGATGGATCACAAGATTTCTACAAAGGATGGTCAGATTATGTGAACGGTTTCGGTAACTTAGCCGGGGAATTTTGGCTTGGACTAGAAAAGGTCAGTTTTCTGACGAACCAAAAACTGTATGAACTACGAATAGAATTAGAAGCTCAAAACGGACCAGAAGTGTTTGCAAGTTATTCTGTTTTTACTGTGGGACCTGAAGAGGAAGGCTACCGGATTAGCACACTTGGAACATACTATGGAACAGCAG GAGATTCACTGTCATATCACGCTGGTCAAAAGTTTTCTACCTTTGATGTGGACAACGACGAATGGAAAGATGGCTCTTGCGCTCAGGAGCACGGCGGAGCTTGGTGGTACAAAGAATGCGACAAGAG CAATTTGAATGGAAAATATTCGACTACAACTGAAGAAAACAAAGGACAATCCATCTATTGGATATCCTTTAAGGTTCCGAATTATCCCCTGTCAAAGACGAAGATGATGATCAGGCCGCTGCCAGCGAAAAGACCGACCGACTTTATTGACAATAGTAGG AAAATTTCAGATGGTTCCAAAAAGAAACCTCTTCCCGAGAAACAATCTCGGGTCAAAGATATGAAGACTAAATATGACGTGAAGCACAATCATCCCATGTATCGTTACGACGAACACACGCACAGTGACGCGTTCTTCCCTAATTACGCCTGA